The DNA sequence ATCAAAGCTGCCATTGCCACATCTCCAAGCTTCTTTTTCGTCAAATGCTGAACTAAACCAGCCATATAAGTGCTATTTATTGTACAAACAAGTCGAACAACAACGATTGTTAAATTCAAGAGGCAGTGTGACTCCAGTTCTCGTCTAGATAGGGCTCTACACATCCAGTCAGGAAGTCAAAAACCTGAATCAGTAAGGTATCATGGGAATTACCATAACTTTGCTCCCTGCATGAAGAACATGGAAGAAATGAATGATCGTTACAACATCAATTTTactcaaattgaaaattttgtgcaTGACCAGTAGCACAATAATTAGTTCAACCAGTGCATGATCACAGAATTTGCTGGAACAAAGCTATAACATTTTCCTTGTATTAAAGGCAACTAAGACATGCCAAATGGAAAATGGAAGACAAGTCCCAAAAAGTAAGCACCCTGatgttttttttaaagaaaaagcaTTCATTACTTGCAGAGGAATATAACAGAACAATGATGAGAGAGGCTCATCAGAAGTCCAAAAAGAAGGGAACCGACAAGTTCTGCACAAGTTAAGGTCCCTGAAAAGAAAGCTAAGTTAAGGTTCCTGAAAAGAAAGCTAACTTAAACTACCTGCAACCTTTTGCAATGCTCTGCTATGTTAGAGACAATAGCTTTCAGGTGCCAATGAGTGCCCTTGACCCCATTAACAAAATTAACTGTCAGTTGCATCTGTGCAGCCCAAAATTTTAGACATGTTCGCCTACTCTGCATACTTCAGCCCTTCAGATATTGCTAGACCTTCAGCCTCCAAGGCAGTATGAGATTTACCGTGAGCGTAAACAGCCACCTTTACTGAGTTGGTAGAGTTTTCGACTATAAATTAAATACCTGCATCAGGACAGAGTGAGAGATCCATCACATTCCAGAGTGAGGTCATGTTCCCTACAGGTGCAGAGACTGATACTGTCATTCTGCCTATTGATCTGCTCAGAACTAAGGTTGGAAGGCCTGGCCTTGTGGTGACAATGTTTGGCTTCATTCTTGTTCAACCaaagagtccacaatccaatagaGATGAGGCTGAGAATCCATTTGGAATTAGGTTTGTCAAAACCTCTGCTTTCTTCCAGCCGGGTCCTTGATTCCAAAAGTCAAAAAATTGATGGTGGAGGCCAAACTTAAACTGGAGTTCATCCCAAAAGGTTTGAGGAAAGAAGCATTTAAAGAAGATATGATTAGGTGAGCCAATCTAGAGCTTACAAATAGGACATCCATCAGTCTGAGTGATGATTATGATGCAACCGACCAAAAGTTGGAAGCCTATTCCAACACACCGCAACATAGCTTGTTCTAGTACCTAATGAATTATGAGGCCATCACAAATGAAAATCTGATTTCAAACTCGAATAAGGTCGCATGCAGAATTGCAGATTATATATCACTCAAGAATGACATATTTTGTCATGGTAGTCATAATTCTCTCTTAAGAACGTTTCCCATATAGGTTTGAGCTACAGAGCACCAATTAAAATCAATACGGCACAATGAGAATTTGACATCTAGTGATCAACTATGGGTTTATCACCAGCCCCCCGAAATTGATGACAAGTTCCCAGCCAAAGTAACCCCAATCTTCAAATAGAAGTTTGAGAGACATATTTGCCATCCAATATCAAAGAGTTCCTCGTGGTCAAGTAAAATTCCAATTTGAAGTTGCAGTTCGGCTCATGGAAAGCAAAGAGCAATCTTTCAAAACTGCCTAGACTTGAAAAGAATTCAGAAGAGGAAAGTATATGCTATAGGGCACTATTCATCTCAAAGCCATGTGATTGTCAAAATCTTCCAGCCCCTCAGCTAATATTTTGCTCACTTTGTCATCACCAAGAGCTTTAAATACATCATCATTTTCATTCCTcccatctttattattatttccaACAAGCAAAACATGGGTCTCAGCATCTGGGACCCACCCTTTATCAAGCATTGTGTCCAAAAAGTTACGGGCCTCATGCTTGTGTCCCTCTTTCATGAGACTATATATTACTGCGTTACACATTGTGGGACTTAGTAGTCCACATTTCTTGATCAGGCTATCTAAACTATGCATGACCAAATGCAATTGCGAACAACTTGCCAGTCTAACCACGAGTAGCTCAAGTGTTTCAGAGTTAGGAATAAAGCTCTCATGAACCATTTGGTTGAACAAAATTGCAGCCTCTCTCATCATAAACTTGGAACACAAGCCATGAATGAGAATGCAGTATGTCTTCACATCCAATGCACATCCTTCAACCAAAATCTGGGAAAGGAATGTTAAGATATCTTTTTCCTTGTTCAAATCTAAGAGACCAAGCAATATTGTGGAAATTGTGACTGAATTAGAAGATGAGCCATTAAAAACAGCGAGAGAACGCATTTTGATGGCTTCCTGCACCTTTCCATTGTGACAGATGCCTTGAATTAATTCACTTAGTGCATTACTAGTAAGCAAATCACCTTTACCAATAATGTGGTAAAATACCTCAGCAGATTCTTGGATCTTCTTCACAACACACAAACCCTCAATCAACTGCGAGCATGACTCTGAATCTAAAGAGAGGTCATACAAACAGGACAGTCTAAAGATACTTAAAGCATTCTCATATGCACCGATCTTACAGTACCCAGTTATAATAGCAGAATAAATAGTTCCATCaaccacaaaagaagaagaagaagaaataatcaTTCTTCCCATAACTTGAAATGCTTTTCTGACAAGCCCTTCCTCACAAAGTCCTTTTATAAGAATATACCACGATAAAACATTAGTCAAACCCCCTTCAGCCATTTTCTTCAAGTAAACAGTTGCCTCCTGATATCTGCTGACATCGCAGAAACCTTTGAGCAAGGTGTTGTAAGGCTCGATTTCCAAAACTCGTCCTTCATCCAGGAAGCTCATGGCTTCAGTGAACTTCCCAATGTTGCAGAAACCATCCACAATATCCATGTACATATTAGTTAAAGGAGCAAGGCCTGAGTTTGTGATTTTACGAATAAGTTCTACAGCACTCTCTATTTGTTGATTGGCAGACAAACAATTAATCAGATAGCTATACAAATGTAAATCCAGATTGCCACCTGCATCTTCCCTAATTCTAAGCAACTTAATGACTTCTTTGAATCTGTTGATGCTGCAAAGAAGAGGTATAATACTattatagaaatcaaaatgtggaGAGATTTGTAGATCCAGCATCTGATTCAATAACTCAACTGCTTTGTCTGCTCGTTCACTAGTGTAAAGAGCTTTAATGAGTATCTCAAATGTCTGGCTGTTTGGAAAGCACTGCTTCTTATCCATCCTATGAAACTGGGTTAGCGCTAAGTCCAAGCACCCAATGTCACATAAACCCTTTATTAAGTGATTCAATGTTTCAACATCTGGAAGAATCCCTGCTTTGACCATTTCCTTATAGACAAACATCAACGAGCAAAAATTTCCACCCTGTGAAGCAAAAGCATCTAATAATGCGTTGCATGTTGAGACTGATACCCTGTGTTTTGCCAAATTTGAAATTTTGAAAACCTGTAAAGCTTCTACAGGCCTATAATTTTTACAAAATGCATGGATCAAGTAATCAAAGGTCTGTTCTATATTTTGAAGTTGTAAATTAACCATCTCGTTCAAAAGAACCTCCATTTCTTCGTGATCTCCCACCATTCCCAACTTAAAAATCATATGGCCATAAGTCTCAGCTGTCTGCTGGAACCTTTTCTGCCTCGAAGCCCACTTAAACACCTTAAGAGCCAAGGTCACATCAGATGTAGAATCCAAGACATGAACAAGTCTGTCGGGATGAAGCCGATTCTTAAGCACCTGTACCGCAGATACAAACTCAGCAGAATCTGGAGCGTCTTTGTCATCTTTGGGAGGACCCTGAACAAGTGCAGCACTTGCAATTGTGTAAGAACGATAATTTAGGGAGACCCAGATGGGAAGATGCCTCCGAATAACGAAGATTGGAGACTTTGCTGTCATTTCATCGAACAAGTGAAGGGCAAGAATTCCGTTCCCGTCGAGCCTACCGCAAAAGAGAATTGACCACCAGGTAAAGATGAATTACAACTTATTGCGCATAAAATATCAATCGCGACCGTAGGTGGAAGCAGCAGAACATGTCATAACAAGAATTCCCACCAATCCCCGCATAAAAGATTAAGCTGGAAAGAGAAATCTCGAAGCGCATGATGGACTATTACAAAGGCCATTACCAATTGATTCACACACGAAAGAACAGGAGGCAAGAATCGGCTGACCTTGAACTGGAACGAACATTGGCATCGTGCTATGCCGTAAAGATTAAGACGTGACATGGATCTCGGGAAACCGATCGAGTCGAAAGGATCGGCGTCGGGGGAGGCGATCGATATGGTAGGATTTATGGTGGCGCGCCTCTTTTGTGGGCCTGAAACCCACAGGAGACGAGGAGGGAAGGGGAGATGCGAGCAACGCTTCGAGATCGCGACGCGTCGGTTTTCGCTTGTTTTCACTTTGACCCGTTGTTCGAGTCACCCCGACGCCTGTGGGTGTTTTTGTTGTCGATgatgataattaataataataataataataataatgacgaTGATAAgagaaagattattttattatattttgatgggttaattatagattatatctttatatttaagaaaataaaatatttaattttattaataaaaatatcatactaTAAATCGAAATGAAGCAGAATCGATAAACCTTACGATATTTTCATTATTAGAgttgataatataaaaaaaataaatcaaatattttactttcataaatataaagatcctaatataattcttaaatatataaaaattaaaatactaaataagtcTAATTATATGAAGTAATATAGTTGGTAAAGAATATTGACCGTATTTGTGAATGATAAATGCTAATGTATTTAGATTATTTAGGCTGATCTCGATGCACTCTGGACAGTTTTCTTCTATTCAAGTGAGTCGAGTCATATTTCAGCTTGATCACAAATAATTCACAGATATGGTTTGGTTCATTAGCAATTAATTCCACACTCGATCAGCATTAATGCAACCCAACATCCTCCTGCAGTATACAGCTAAAATTATATATCAAGAGCATGAGAACAAAGAAGGCAAATAAGACGGGGGTTTAGGCCACAAACCACAGCCTCACCAAATTGCAATGGGTAGAGATTTCAATCCTATAAAATCTTGAGTTCAACAAAACCAACCAAATGCAAACAGATTGTCAATCTTAAGTTCTTAACATAGCAATCATGCAAATTTTAAGCTGCCCACACTGCAGAACAAATTCCATGGCCCCTCAAAAACACATTTGACATACGAGGGATTTGAAGGAGAGTACAAGACCAGTCATTCATTTGATAATACTCCAAAGCTGTATTAGTTATTGTGTCAAAAATATCcatttgataaaataaaatataagtaaaCAATATCCATGGATGCAATAAATCGTTCGTAAAATATAAATATCTAGATATTTTTATAGCAATTTGATAATCAAGTCGATGTCGCTTCCAAGACCGACACTCGGACCAAAAGAGAAACCCCATATCCAAAAGAACACAGCTACCATGAATGATCCAACTGAGAGGGCAGAGAAATGAAGTTTCTTGAGTGAAGTAGAAGTCTCCATCTTCTCATCAGGGTCTGTCTGGTCTGATCTTCGCAATGGTGTCATTAGCTCGTCTAAGAATCAATAACCCTCCGCGCGAAAGACGGCAAGCAAAATGCAGCAGAATGAATCTGGGAAAGGCAACAGAGATTGCTAAGAAAAAAAGATGGAGAAAACATTGAAGAAAAGTTTAGAATGAGAGGTACCTCAGAGTTGTAGAACTTTAAAGGTCCTACGGACTTGTTGGAATTCTCAGCCTCATCTATGTTGTACACAGGATGTTGGAAATCAACAGGTGGCCCTTCGGTGGAGCAAAGCATGAAGCCAATCACTCCGCTGAATTCACAAATCAAGAGTGCAACATGAAACTATT is a window from the Musa acuminata AAA Group cultivar baxijiao chromosome BXJ2-1, Cavendish_Baxijiao_AAA, whole genome shotgun sequence genome containing:
- the LOC135584371 gene encoding pentatricopeptide repeat-containing protein At1g09900-like, whose product is MTAKSPIFVIRRHLPIWVSLNYRSYTIASAALVQGPPKDDKDAPDSAEFVSAVQVLKNRLHPDRLVHVLDSTSDVTLALKVFKWASRQKRFQQTAETYGHMIFKLGMVGDHEEMEVLLNEMVNLQLQNIEQTFDYLIHAFCKNYRPVEALQVFKISNLAKHRVSVSTCNALLDAFASQGGNFCSLMFVYKEMVKAGILPDVETLNHLIKGLCDIGCLDLALTQFHRMDKKQCFPNSQTFEILIKALYTSERADKAVELLNQMLDLQISPHFDFYNSIIPLLCSINRFKEVIKLLRIREDAGGNLDLHLYSYLINCLSANQQIESAVELIRKITNSGLAPLTNMYMDIVDGFCNIGKFTEAMSFLDEGRVLEIEPYNTLLKGFCDVSRYQEATVYLKKMAEGGLTNVLSWYILIKGLCEEGLVRKAFQVMGRMIISSSSSFVVDGTIYSAIITGYCKIGAYENALSIFRLSCLYDLSLDSESCSQLIEGLCVVKKIQESAEVFYHIIGKGDLLTSNALSELIQGICHNGKVQEAIKMRSLAVFNGSSSNSVTISTILLGLLDLNKEKDILTFLSQILVEGCALDVKTYCILIHGLCSKFMMREAAILFNQMVHESFIPNSETLELLVVRLASCSQLHLVMHSLDSLIKKCGLLSPTMCNAVIYSLMKEGHKHEARNFLDTMLDKGWVPDAETHVLLVGNNNKDGRNENDDVFKALGDDKVSKILAEGLEDFDNHMALR